CGGGCGGCGCGGGCGGCGCGGGCGCCGCGGGCGGCGCGGGCGGCGCGGGCGGCGCGGGCGCCGCGTCGGCGACGTCTTCCAACCCGGCGATCCAGCCGTCGTGCGGCAGCAAGGCGGGGCCCGCCGCGATCGCCTTGCCCGCGGCGGCGGCCGCGTCGCGCATCCGATCGTAGGCCTTGTTGATGTGGATGAACACCTCCTCCGCGAGCTGCGCGATCGCGTCCGAGTCGTAGCGCGCGTACACGTCAGGGTGGAAGCGCTTGACCAGCCGGAAGTATCCGCGGCGAATCTCCGACACACCCGCGTCCCACGCGACGCCGAGCACTTCGTGGGCGGCGGCGGCCCGCAGCCGCCGGTGCTCGGCCTCCAGCTGCAAGAACACGTCGCGGTGCTCATCGCGCACCGCGTCGACGGCTGGCGCAGTGCGCTGGTCGACGATCTCGTCGACGGGGGCGTCGGCCGGCTCCGCCGGTGGCGGCTCGATGCGCTCCGACGGCTCGGCATCGCCCGGCAGCCTCGGCGGCGCGGGCAGCGCGGCCTCCGCTCGGCCTTCCGCGACGAGCGCGCGCAGTCGCCGCAGCAAGTCGTCCGTCATGCCGGACAGCGACAACAACACCTGCGCGCGCCTGCCGTCGGGTGC
The sequence above is drawn from the Deltaproteobacteria bacterium genome and encodes:
- a CDS encoding J domain-containing protein, which produces MSRARSLKVRCSTWDQVEQFYETKMRADRTLVVKVPFSPHKGDPVTIALVLPDDVTVAIDATVAAARPAPDGRRAQVLLSLSGMTDDLLRRLRALVAEGRAEAALPAPPRLPGDAEPSERIEPPPAEPADAPVDEIVDQRTAPAVDAVRDEHRDVFLQLEAEHRRLRAAAAHEVLGVAWDAGVSEIRRGYFRLVKRFHPDVYARYDSDAIAQLAEEVFIHINKAYDRMRDAAAAAGKAIAAGPALLPHDGWIAGLEDVADAAPAPPAPPAPPAAPAPPAPP